The following is a genomic window from Treponema pallidum subsp. pallidum str. Nichols.
TCATGTTTGGCACGTCCACGATGTAAAGTGGGGCGTCGTACATCTCTCCTGCGGCGTTTTGGATGCGCCCGAAATCGGAAAGTTGTAAAAGCCCTTTGCGCAGGTTCGTCGCGGATACTCCTGACTCTGCAGCGATAAGTCGCTGCATCAGAAGCAAATTAGACATTTCCAGAGAAAAAAAGGCGGTTGGAATACGTTGCCTTATGGCAATGTTCGAGGCCATAGTCATGGCGAGCGCAGTTTTCCCCATGGAAGGACGCGCACCTATGACAATAAGCTCGGAGTTCTGGAATCCACCGGTAAGATTATCCAGAGCCGTTAGGCCGGTGGCAATTCCGACCAGATCGCTTTGATTTCGGTAACGAGTCTCAATAGTATTGACCAAATCAGGAATGAGGTTTTTCAGCAATTTGAAGGTTGCTACTCTCCTTGCATTTGTTAGGTCATAGATTTCCCTTTGTGCTGTTTCGAGTACGATGTTGCCCGACACGGTGTCATTGAATGCCTCTGCGGTGATAATGCGGGCTACTTTTAGTAGCGACCGGCGCATGGCAGCGTCGCAAACGATGCGTGTGTAGTATTCAACATTCGCGGCGCTTGGGACCGCATCGGTGAGAGAGGCAACATACGCGCTGCCACCGACGAAATCGAGCGCCTCACAGGAGCGCAGGTGCTCGCTGAGCACGAGGATATCAGGGCGTTGACCTAAATCCGATAACTCTACGAGTGCTTGAAAGATGCGCTGGTGCGCAGCGGAATAAAAAGAGCTCGCAGACAACTGCTCTGTTGCCGTGCTCAGAGCAGAGTCATCCAGTAGAACAGCGCCGAGCACAGCCCGCTCGGCCTCTAGGTTATGAGGGGGAATTTTTCCCTTGAGTTCCTGAGTGGGATTAGGCATGCCCGGCACAGAACCTCCTCCGAGGAATACTCAGAGGAGGGAAGGTGGTGAAAAGACAGTCCCCCCCCTCTCCGTGGAAACCCTCTAACGAGGCAAAGGGTTGAGGCCCAACTGCCAAGAACTGTCTCCCTTCCGTGGAATCCAGCCCCAAAGTGGCACAGTTCTTTGCACAACTAAAAAACGAACAGCACATACTCCGTGCAGAGAGATACTTCCGCAAACGGTCTACTCACTCACACTGTCCGCTTCGCTTTGGTTTTTGATGGTGACAGGAACAACAGCACATATTTCCTCGTATAGTCTTATAGTGACGTGATAGTTCCCCACACATTTCAGAGTAAGACCAGGGACCTCCACACGCTTGCGCTCAACCTCAAATCCCATGCACGCAAGTTGTTCTGCA
Proteins encoded in this region:
- the dnaB gene encoding replicative DNA helicase, producing MPGMPNPTQELKGKIPPHNLEAERAVLGAVLLDDSALSTATEQLSASSFYSAAHQRIFQALVELSDLGQRPDILVLSEHLRSCEALDFVGGSAYVASLTDAVPSAANVEYYTRIVCDAAMRRSLLKVARIITAEAFNDTVSGNIVLETAQREIYDLTNARRVATFKLLKNLIPDLVNTIETRYRNQSDLVGIATGLTALDNLTGGFQNSELIVIGARPSMGKTALAMTMASNIAIRQRIPTAFFSLEMSNLLLMQRLIAAESGVSATNLRKGLLQLSDFGRIQNAAGEMYDAPLYIVDVPNMKLLDLRAVARRLCVQEKIQIIFVDYLGLIVADNPFAPRYEQFAAISQSLKSLARELDIPIVALSQVGRPAEGSAPNLADIRGSGAIEQDADVVMFLHRDRNETETQLILAKQRNGPIGTVELEFQASFTRFVCKSP